Proteins from a genomic interval of uncultured Methanocorpusculum sp.:
- a CDS encoding tetratricopeptide repeat protein produces MADSSLIQSAKEKTVLHDYDAALDLYRKYLEEDPKNAPVWILLGDVLTAQKNFYDAIDAYESALSFDPENPEYLVALGSAYADIHQFSDAKILFEKGAKISGNLRHQYLVGDMLGYLGKYDEALVLYTLLALSHPDEPGLYKRMATVHHHLSRDAEEKMCIGKELTLRKKVIDEHPDASAWFKYADVLFRCEKYEEAKEAFLQALAFEENAQIHLRLGETLYKLNDTPKALEQFAAAAQFDPRDFAFLLQMADHLTNLGMYDASITYYTKALELRSVHADAWVGIAYDLLKLDRLEEANAFFEMAKASAAIRELPWADKLHKSLKTAALDAAFPPSA; encoded by the coding sequence ATGGCAGATTCATCTTTGATTCAAAGTGCCAAAGAAAAAACCGTTCTTCATGATTATGATGCAGCCCTGGATCTCTATCGCAAATATCTGGAAGAAGATCCAAAGAATGCCCCGGTCTGGATATTACTGGGGGATGTTCTCACTGCCCAAAAAAACTTTTATGATGCGATCGATGCATACGAGTCGGCTCTGAGTTTTGACCCTGAAAATCCTGAATATCTCGTGGCTCTCGGCTCGGCGTATGCAGATATCCACCAGTTTTCGGATGCAAAGATCCTTTTTGAAAAGGGTGCAAAAATATCGGGCAATCTGCGTCATCAGTATCTGGTCGGCGATATGCTCGGGTATCTTGGAAAATACGACGAGGCTCTTGTTCTCTATACTCTTCTTGCATTGAGCCATCCTGATGAACCCGGCCTCTATAAACGGATGGCCACCGTCCACCATCATCTAAGCAGAGATGCTGAAGAAAAAATGTGCATCGGCAAAGAACTGACGCTGCGCAAAAAAGTGATCGATGAACACCCCGATGCGTCTGCCTGGTTCAAATATGCCGATGTCCTTTTCCGGTGCGAAAAGTATGAAGAGGCAAAGGAGGCATTTTTGCAGGCTCTTGCGTTTGAAGAAAATGCCCAGATCCACCTGCGTCTGGGGGAGACCCTCTATAAACTGAATGATACGCCCAAAGCACTCGAACAGTTTGCCGCGGCGGCACAATTTGATCCACGTGATTTTGCGTTTCTTTTGCAGATGGCAGATCATCTGACGAATCTTGGGATGTATGATGCTTCGATCACGTATTACACCAAGGCCCTTGAACTTCGAAGCGTCCATGCCGATGCGTGGGTTGGGATCGCCTACGATCTGCTGAAACTCGATCGTCTTGAGGAGGCAAATGCATTTTTTGAAATGGCAAAGGCATCTGCCGCGATCCGTGAACTTCCCTGGGCGGACAAACTGCATAAAAGTCTGAAGACCGCTGCACTTGATGCGGCATTTCCCCCGTCAGCCTGA
- a CDS encoding aminotransferase class V-fold PLP-dependent enzyme produces the protein MPHEYKKPHYRKKAEKPARILGEKKPVPKKELKPGYYIKETDDFVTKFLYWCPACNIPLLAKTCACGNESVKISLQQPYDVRPALKADHDLITSLIKQRFGDAVTLPKILVLNKAGGLDRNDLIIANGVRFAWLWFDPVARKFNLDLEAEALPYLIGKAEKEIIDLEKDAPGLPEGRLGGKKVKVTTTGISDGVIILRYKNKYGTGILKDGSVRIKELISDSPIKSKANPSWEDAVEKNAFHIKNMERNAVREIRQNAPLKPRVNCSFSGGKDSTAVWNIAKKAGVTEAFFIDTGLEFPETIEFVKSQDVELIQKAGDFWQAVKKAGPPGKDHRWCCKLLKLNPLKVHLNDTGECLTIQGNRWYESWSRASLEALSQNPTNPLQLNLSPIRSWRALDVFFYLWLRKLPYNPLYERGYERIGCYLCPAMLESELETLRVTHPEMAERWHEFLTRWAEERGLPPEFVTWGLWRWKELPPKMQELVKEVGLDLTEKKIRRSTPASVAHLMPAGKTTDIVEDRILAMPEPEKTPEPDWDALRSAFPMMGDLMYFDNGATTWSPECVLAATDEFERQYRANVGRGVHRLTRIATQKYWHAHEKVAEFINGSAGTTVFVKNTTEAVNTIARGLSFKEGDVIVTTILEHHSNLLPWRALEAKGVTLRIVGLNKDLTLNMEEFEAAMDSSVRLAAVTHASNVTGTITPIAEISRLCKKYGSLLAVDAAQSVPRMPVDVEKLGVDFLSFSGHKMFGPMGTGVLWMKEPILEPLLLGGGMVESVTEDGYVPAEGYHKYEAGTPNVSGGIGLGAAVEFLSGIGMDHIEAHERKLTDMLIDGLAAIPGVTLYSCRDKDQRIGVVSFTVEGFAPHEIAEWLDDEHGIEIRSGLHCAEPLMRYLSAEKGTARACTSFYNTESEVNTFIAVIRELAGT, from the coding sequence GTGCCGCACGAATATAAGAAACCGCATTACCGAAAGAAGGCAGAAAAACCAGCACGTATACTTGGAGAGAAAAAACCCGTTCCAAAAAAGGAACTCAAGCCAGGATACTATATCAAGGAAACCGATGACTTCGTGACCAAATTTCTCTACTGGTGTCCTGCATGCAATATCCCCCTCCTTGCAAAGACCTGTGCCTGCGGGAATGAGAGTGTAAAGATCTCTCTTCAGCAGCCGTACGATGTCCGCCCTGCCCTGAAGGCAGATCATGATCTCATCACATCCCTTATCAAACAACGGTTCGGGGACGCGGTGACTCTCCCAAAGATCCTCGTTCTCAACAAAGCCGGAGGGCTCGACCGTAACGATCTTATCATCGCAAATGGTGTACGGTTTGCCTGGCTCTGGTTCGATCCGGTCGCACGAAAGTTCAATCTCGATCTCGAAGCCGAGGCGTTGCCTTATCTGATCGGCAAAGCCGAGAAGGAGATCATTGATCTTGAAAAGGACGCACCCGGACTGCCGGAAGGAAGACTCGGAGGAAAAAAAGTCAAAGTCACTACGACCGGGATCTCGGACGGCGTTATCATCCTGCGGTACAAAAATAAATACGGGACCGGCATTCTCAAAGACGGTTCGGTCAGAATAAAGGAACTCATCAGCGATTCGCCGATAAAATCCAAGGCAAATCCGTCGTGGGAGGACGCGGTCGAGAAGAATGCGTTCCACATCAAAAACATGGAGCGAAATGCTGTTCGCGAAATCAGACAGAATGCACCGCTTAAACCGAGGGTGAACTGTTCGTTTTCCGGCGGGAAAGACAGCACGGCCGTCTGGAACATCGCCAAAAAAGCCGGCGTGACCGAGGCATTTTTCATTGACACGGGTCTCGAGTTCCCGGAGACCATCGAGTTTGTGAAGTCGCAGGACGTCGAACTCATCCAGAAAGCCGGCGACTTCTGGCAGGCCGTGAAAAAGGCCGGACCCCCGGGAAAGGATCACCGGTGGTGCTGTAAACTGCTCAAACTCAATCCGCTCAAAGTCCATCTGAACGATACCGGGGAGTGTCTGACGATCCAGGGAAACCGCTGGTATGAATCCTGGAGCCGGGCATCGCTCGAAGCTCTCAGTCAGAACCCGACGAACCCGCTTCAGCTGAACCTTTCGCCAATCAGATCCTGGCGTGCTCTGGACGTTTTCTTCTATCTGTGGCTCCGCAAACTCCCCTACAATCCGCTCTACGAACGCGGGTATGAAAGAATCGGCTGCTATCTTTGCCCGGCGATGCTCGAGTCGGAACTCGAGACGCTTCGCGTTACCCACCCGGAGATGGCGGAGCGCTGGCATGAGTTCCTTACACGATGGGCGGAGGAACGCGGTCTCCCGCCAGAGTTCGTCACCTGGGGTCTCTGGCGCTGGAAGGAGCTCCCGCCGAAAATGCAGGAGCTGGTGAAAGAAGTGGGCCTCGATCTGACGGAGAAAAAGATAAGACGAAGCACGCCTGCCTCGGTGGCCCATCTTATGCCTGCCGGCAAAACAACAGACATCGTCGAAGACCGGATCCTGGCTATGCCCGAACCGGAAAAAACACCGGAACCTGACTGGGACGCACTTCGCAGTGCGTTTCCCATGATGGGCGATCTGATGTACTTCGACAACGGAGCGACGACTTGGTCGCCCGAGTGCGTTCTTGCAGCGACGGACGAATTCGAAAGACAGTATCGTGCAAACGTCGGACGCGGCGTTCACCGGCTGACGAGGATAGCGACCCAGAAGTACTGGCATGCTCACGAAAAGGTTGCCGAGTTCATCAACGGATCTGCCGGAACGACCGTGTTTGTGAAAAACACCACCGAAGCGGTCAACACGATTGCCCGGGGTCTTTCGTTCAAGGAAGGGGACGTGATCGTAACAACGATCCTTGAGCACCACTCAAATCTTCTCCCCTGGCGGGCACTCGAAGCAAAAGGAGTCACACTCCGCATTGTCGGACTCAACAAAGATCTGACGCTGAATATGGAAGAGTTCGAAGCGGCGATGGATTCATCTGTCCGGCTCGCTGCCGTAACTCATGCTTCGAACGTTACGGGAACGATCACGCCGATCGCCGAGATCTCGCGGCTGTGCAAAAAATACGGCTCGCTGCTTGCGGTCGATGCGGCTCAGTCGGTCCCGCGAATGCCGGTCGATGTCGAGAAACTCGGCGTGGATTTCCTCTCCTTCTCCGGGCACAAAATGTTTGGCCCCATGGGGACCGGCGTTCTCTGGATGAAAGAGCCGATCCTTGAACCCCTGCTTCTTGGAGGCGGCATGGTCGAGAGCGTCACGGAAGACGGCTATGTGCCTGCCGAAGGGTATCATAAATATGAAGCCGGCACGCCGAATGTATCGGGCGGCATCGGCCTTGGGGCCGCAGTCGAATTTCTTTCCGGCATCGGGATGGACCACATCGAAGCCCATGAACGCAAACTCACCGATATGCTGATTGACGGACTTGCCGCGATCCCCGGCGTTACCCTTTACTCGTGCAGGGATAAAGACCAGCGTATCGGCGTTGTCTCCTTCACGGTCGAAGGCTTTGCGCCCCACGAGATCGCCGAGTGGCTGGACGACGAGCACGGGATCGAGATCAGGTCAGGTCTTCACTGCGCCGAGCCGCTTATGCGGTATCTCTCTGCAGAAAAAGGAACGGCACGTGCGTGCACTTCCTTCTATAACACCGAAAGCGAAGTGAACACGTTTATTGCCGTAATCAGGGAACTGGCCGGCACCTGA
- the purB gene encoding adenylosuccinate lyase, whose product MAIHPIDFRYGTPEMKRVWSEDNRFTCIVRAEVALAHAQGVVGMIPTEDAAIIEKNALSASRVRAKEIEAEISHDTMAITRAISEVCGDAGRWIHYGATSNDILDTATGLQLKEAYDLLEKKLSTLMGVFLKRAEETKNLICIARTHGQQGVPTTYGLRFAIWASEVSRHLIRLRESRPRVVVGQMTGAVGTMAAMGEHGIEVQAEMMKYLGIDSVDVSSQVISRDRYAEYIFLLANIATTLDKVGIEVRTLQRTEIGEVEESFSKKQVGSSTMPHKRNPIKSEQVCGLARIVRSMVEPALLNNTLWDERDLTNSSAERITFLETSILCDHCLQVMTGVIENLTINTEAVDRNLKYLHGINLAESVMIELTKRGMKREDAHETIREASMEALSAKMPLSEILAAKPEVTEYVSAEEIAKLLKPESYAGLAGVQVENLIRKLAPYCTL is encoded by the coding sequence ATGGCAATACATCCGATAGATTTCCGGTACGGAACTCCAGAAATGAAACGTGTGTGGAGTGAAGACAACCGGTTTACCTGCATTGTCAGGGCCGAGGTTGCTCTGGCCCATGCTCAGGGAGTCGTCGGGATGATCCCGACGGAGGATGCGGCGATCATCGAGAAAAATGCCCTTTCGGCTTCACGCGTCCGTGCAAAAGAGATCGAGGCGGAGATCAGCCACGATACGATGGCAATAACCCGGGCAATTTCGGAGGTCTGCGGGGATGCGGGACGCTGGATCCATTACGGGGCCACCTCGAACGATATTCTGGATACGGCGACCGGTCTTCAGCTCAAAGAGGCGTATGATCTGTTAGAGAAAAAACTTTCAACGCTGATGGGCGTGTTTTTGAAACGTGCCGAGGAGACCAAAAATCTGATCTGCATTGCCCGGACCCACGGTCAGCAGGGTGTGCCGACGACCTACGGACTTCGGTTTGCGATCTGGGCGTCCGAGGTCTCGCGGCATCTCATCAGACTTCGGGAAAGCCGGCCGCGTGTGGTTGTCGGGCAGATGACCGGTGCCGTCGGCACGATGGCTGCCATGGGCGAACACGGTATCGAGGTCCAGGCTGAGATGATGAAGTATCTGGGCATCGATTCGGTGGATGTCTCGTCCCAGGTCATCTCACGCGACCGGTATGCCGAGTATATCTTCCTGCTCGCAAACATCGCAACGACGCTGGACAAAGTGGGAATTGAGGTCAGGACCCTGCAGCGGACGGAGATCGGCGAGGTCGAGGAGTCCTTTTCCAAGAAACAGGTCGGTTCGTCAACGATGCCGCATAAAAGAAATCCGATCAAGAGCGAGCAGGTCTGCGGTCTTGCACGGATCGTCCGCAGTATGGTCGAGCCGGCCCTTCTGAACAATACGCTCTGGGACGAACGGGATCTGACGAACTCGTCGGCCGAGCGGATCACCTTCCTTGAGACCAGTATTCTCTGTGATCACTGCCTGCAGGTGATGACGGGAGTCATCGAGAATCTGACAATCAACACGGAAGCGGTCGATCGGAACCTCAAATATCTGCACGGCATCAATCTTGCCGAGTCGGTGATGATCGAGCTGACGAAACGCGGGATGAAGCGCGAGGATGCGCACGAGACCATCCGCGAGGCAAGCATGGAGGCGCTATCTGCAAAGATGCCGCTTTCCGAGATCCTTGCAGCAAAGCCCGAGGTCACCGAGTATGTTTCAGCCGAAGAGATCGCCAAACTGCTCAAGCCCGAAAGTTATGCCGGTCTTGCTGGCGTTCAGGTGGAAAATCTGATTCGAAAACTCGCACCGTACTGTACACTTTAA
- a CDS encoding phosphoglycerol geranylgeranyltransferase: MNWQTWRHITKLDPDKVITKEEIAEIAASETDALMLSGTLDVTPENLAELYDNVRDAGLPLTVEPADPSCARFEGIDYVFVPSVFNAGHPAFITGLHKEWAQHADILWDKVVQEAYMVLNPTSSVGKLTRAKCDLTPAEVAAYGIVAEKYYSMPVLYIEYSGMYGDPAITRAVSEALSTTRVFYGGGIHSGEKAAEMGQYADTIIVGNAVYDAGPAVLKETVKAVK; encoded by the coding sequence ATGAACTGGCAAACCTGGCGCCACATCACGAAGCTTGACCCCGACAAGGTCATAACCAAAGAAGAGATCGCAGAGATCGCGGCAAGCGAAACGGACGCCCTCATGCTTTCCGGGACGCTCGATGTTACTCCCGAAAACCTCGCCGAACTGTACGACAATGTTCGGGATGCGGGTCTCCCGCTCACCGTCGAACCGGCGGATCCCTCCTGCGCGAGATTCGAAGGGATCGACTACGTGTTCGTCCCAAGCGTGTTCAATGCGGGTCATCCGGCATTCATCACCGGACTGCACAAGGAGTGGGCACAGCATGCCGATATCCTGTGGGACAAAGTCGTGCAGGAAGCGTATATGGTTTTGAACCCGACCTCGTCGGTAGGCAAACTCACCCGGGCCAAATGCGACCTTACCCCGGCCGAGGTGGCGGCATACGGCATCGTTGCGGAGAAGTACTACTCGATGCCGGTGTTGTACATCGAGTACAGCGGGATGTACGGCGATCCGGCCATAACCCGTGCGGTGTCAGAAGCCCTTTCAACGACCCGTGTCTTTTACGGCGGGGGGATCCACTCCGGCGAAAAAGCTGCGGAGATGGGGCAGTATGCCGACACGATCATTGTCGGAAACGCGGTCTACGATGCCGGCCCTGCTGTTTTGAAAGAAACGGTGAAGGCGGTCAAATAA
- a CDS encoding DNA topoisomerase I encodes MHLIIAEKNIVAERIAAFLAGKTKVQVTRDGAAAHYVFDDTVVMGLRGHVVEVDFVEGYNNWRSVEHPPRSLINADIVKKPTEKKIVGLMQKFGKKATRVTIATDYDTEGELIGKEAFELIRAVNSKVPIDRARFSAITKDEIVKSIQEAAALDFNLASAGESRQIIDLVWGASLTRFLSISAHRGADSILSVGRVQSPTLAMIVDREREIEAFVPSKYWMLSLATEKAGIGVEARHTHGRFTDSTEAKAAYDATVEPLRVTDVITGHKVDRAPTPLDTTALIVGASRLGISASYAMNRAEDLYMRGFISYPRTDNTAYPKSLKISEQLAIFAHGAFSKEAGYVKDHLRSVPTRGKKETTDHPPIYPTSLANREEIVDDVSWKLYEFIVRRFFATFCIDAEWETMKVNLLAGSEPYTITGGRILEAGWRGIYPYSKAEENILPVFAKGETIPLLAKTSDEKETQPPARYSQSRLIQRMEELGLGTKSTRHEVISKLSGRKYIEGNPMKPTIVGRAVTESLEEFAGTITEPTMTKTLEEHMGDIAAGKNTIDSVLSESRKMLSGIFDDLEKNETAIGKDLMERTREEQTIGPCPVCGKPLRIKRVGSSQFIGCSGYPDCTFNTGLPPATWGNAIKMDEVCEVHGLNHVQLLRKGAPAWKIGCPLCSHIKSNTESFLLMPGMTAEGVKKLNSVHIYTISELISRGPEELSKNLGLSKSEAEKLIREAGYVLALLKKRTELKKFVSAHVAPKRGRGHSKVSAALISLGVVDVEALSRADPKDLLEAKLSEAEAASLVAEARSMVNISRMKEYGVPAITLKKYVIAGFDDPEKFISVHPAGLSLATGVSVTTICNHQKLVAEKLCRPCPEKISKAAFEGGIAPLRKKAEPELLTPLALAGVYSPDLLVKADAKTLAKVTGIDEKQIVNLQKYAQKVVEK; translated from the coding sequence ATGCATCTCATCATCGCCGAAAAGAATATTGTTGCCGAGCGAATCGCAGCATTTCTTGCAGGCAAAACGAAGGTCCAGGTCACACGGGACGGTGCCGCGGCGCATTACGTCTTCGATGATACGGTGGTCATGGGTCTTCGCGGTCACGTGGTCGAGGTCGACTTCGTGGAAGGCTACAACAACTGGCGAAGCGTCGAGCATCCGCCGAGATCCCTGATCAACGCGGACATCGTCAAGAAACCGACGGAGAAAAAGATCGTCGGCCTTATGCAGAAGTTTGGAAAGAAAGCGACCCGCGTGACGATCGCAACCGATTACGATACCGAAGGAGAACTGATCGGCAAGGAGGCGTTCGAACTCATCCGTGCGGTCAATTCCAAAGTTCCGATCGACCGTGCCCGCTTCTCTGCGATCACCAAAGATGAGATCGTCAAATCGATCCAGGAAGCGGCGGCTCTCGACTTCAATCTTGCATCCGCCGGCGAGTCGCGTCAGATCATCGATCTCGTGTGGGGCGCTTCGCTTACCCGTTTCCTGTCGATATCCGCCCACCGCGGAGCAGACAGCATTCTTTCCGTCGGACGCGTGCAGAGCCCGACGCTTGCCATGATCGTCGACCGCGAGCGGGAGATCGAAGCGTTCGTTCCAAGCAAATACTGGATGCTTTCTCTTGCAACGGAGAAGGCAGGGATCGGCGTTGAGGCACGCCACACTCACGGCAGATTCACCGACTCCACTGAGGCGAAGGCCGCGTATGATGCGACCGTCGAACCCCTTCGGGTAACTGACGTCATCACCGGTCATAAGGTCGACCGTGCCCCGACTCCCTTAGATACGACCGCCCTGATCGTCGGCGCGAGCAGGCTTGGCATCTCTGCTTCGTATGCGATGAATCGTGCGGAAGATCTCTATATGCGCGGATTCATCTCGTATCCGAGGACCGACAACACCGCCTATCCGAAGAGTCTGAAAATTTCCGAACAGCTGGCCATTTTTGCGCACGGCGCATTCTCGAAGGAAGCCGGATACGTGAAGGATCATCTTAGGTCTGTTCCGACCCGCGGCAAAAAAGAGACGACCGACCACCCGCCGATTTACCCGACCTCGCTTGCGAACCGCGAGGAGATCGTGGACGACGTGTCATGGAAACTCTACGAGTTCATCGTGCGGAGATTCTTTGCGACGTTCTGTATCGATGCCGAGTGGGAGACGATGAAGGTGAATCTGCTTGCAGGCAGTGAACCCTACACGATCACAGGCGGGCGGATCCTCGAGGCCGGCTGGCGCGGGATCTATCCATACAGCAAAGCCGAGGAGAACATCCTCCCGGTGTTCGCCAAAGGCGAGACCATCCCGCTTCTTGCAAAGACGTCGGACGAAAAGGAGACGCAGCCTCCCGCCCGCTACTCCCAGAGCCGGCTTATCCAGAGAATGGAGGAACTTGGGCTTGGGACGAAAAGTACCAGGCACGAGGTCATCAGTAAACTTTCCGGCAGAAAATACATCGAAGGCAACCCGATGAAGCCGACGATCGTCGGCCGGGCAGTCACCGAGTCGCTCGAGGAGTTTGCGGGCACGATCACGGAGCCGACGATGACCAAGACGCTTGAAGAACATATGGGAGACATTGCCGCCGGGAAAAATACGATCGACTCGGTCCTTTCCGAATCGAGAAAAATGCTCTCCGGCATCTTCGACGATCTGGAGAAAAACGAGACCGCGATCGGGAAAGATCTGATGGAGCGTACACGCGAGGAGCAGACCATCGGCCCGTGTCCCGTCTGCGGCAAGCCGCTTCGGATAAAAAGGGTCGGCAGCTCCCAGTTTATCGGCTGTTCGGGATATCCTGACTGTACGTTCAATACGGGTCTGCCGCCTGCTACCTGGGGGAATGCCATCAAGATGGATGAGGTCTGCGAAGTTCACGGACTGAACCATGTCCAGCTGCTTCGAAAAGGAGCTCCCGCCTGGAAGATCGGCTGCCCTCTTTGTTCCCACATCAAATCCAATACCGAGTCCTTCCTGCTGATGCCCGGCATGACGGCTGAAGGCGTTAAGAAGCTGAACTCCGTTCATATCTATACCATATCCGAACTGATCTCCCGGGGTCCGGAGGAACTATCGAAGAACCTCGGTCTTTCCAAGTCCGAGGCGGAGAAGCTTATCCGGGAAGCCGGATACGTTCTGGCCCTTCTGAAAAAGCGGACCGAACTCAAAAAGTTCGTTTCGGCTCACGTTGCCCCAAAGCGGGGCCGCGGCCACTCCAAGGTAAGTGCGGCCCTGATCTCGCTAGGGGTCGTCGATGTCGAAGCTTTGTCCCGGGCCGATCCCAAAGATCTTCTCGAGGCAAAACTCAGCGAAGCGGAGGCCGCGTCTCTCGTGGCCGAAGCCAGGAGCATGGTCAACATCTCCCGCATGAAGGAGTACGGCGTTCCGGCGATCACGTTGAAGAAGTACGTAATTGCGGGATTCGATGACCCGGAAAAGTTCATCTCGGTCCATCCTGCCGGGCTTTCTCTTGCGACCGGTGTTTCGGTCACAACGATCTGCAATCATCAGAAGCTGGTTGCAGAAAAGCTCTGCCGGCCGTGTCCGGAGAAGATCAGCAAAGCCGCTTTCGAGGGGGGCATTGCTCCCCTTAGAAAAAAAGCCGAACCCGAACTTCTGACCCCGCTCGCACTCGCCGGCGTCTACAGTCCGGATCTGCTGGTCAAGGCCGATGCGAAGACCCTTGCAAAGGTCACCGGGATCGATGAAAAACAGATTGTTAATCTGCAGAAATATGCACAAAAGGTGGTAGAAAAATGA
- the gatB gene encoding Asp-tRNA(Asn)/Glu-tRNA(Gln) amidotransferase subunit GatB, with product MADEDFTVIIGLEVHCQLDTASKLFCGCSADFRADAPNTHVCPVCLGLPGAMPVLNKKAIEYALKVGKALNCRIPEEGEFCRKNYFYPDLVKAYQITMGDNPLALGGYIEIEDDAGNPKVVNLTRIHVEEDPGRLVHMGNKERGHYTLVDYNRSGIPLIEMVTEPELSSPKEARRLLNKLRATLEYLDVFDPEKEGSIRVDANISIKGHERVEIKNISSYKGVEKALTFEITRQKNLIRRGGTISRETRHFQEGKGTTTSVRSKEVANDYRYFPEPDLPVIRVSDWVEKIALPELPDARRDRFMSQYGIAVNHARTLTGDLHLAEFYELVAPVGAQITASWVADILIGELNYRDMPLSKVTGHAEQFKELVILVRDKTITDKAGVDVLRVWLDSLHEDGSAESPAAIVERLGLIREAGENFRGIVETILAANPQAIADHKAGKKGALNFIVGQVMKETKGKSDPREIHALIAEILGE from the coding sequence ATGGCGGATGAGGATTTCACCGTCATCATCGGTCTGGAAGTTCACTGTCAGCTGGACACCGCGTCCAAGCTGTTCTGCGGATGCTCAGCCGATTTCCGTGCCGACGCCCCGAACACGCATGTATGTCCGGTCTGTCTCGGCCTTCCGGGAGCAATGCCCGTCCTGAACAAAAAGGCGATCGAGTATGCGCTGAAGGTTGGAAAGGCGCTTAACTGCCGGATCCCGGAAGAAGGCGAATTCTGCAGAAAGAACTACTTCTATCCCGACCTTGTCAAGGCATACCAGATCACGATGGGCGACAACCCGCTTGCTCTCGGCGGCTACATCGAGATCGAGGACGACGCAGGCAACCCCAAAGTCGTCAACTTAACGCGGATCCATGTCGAAGAAGATCCGGGCCGTCTTGTTCACATGGGGAACAAGGAACGCGGGCACTACACCCTCGTCGACTATAACAGATCAGGTATCCCCTTGATCGAAATGGTCACCGAGCCGGAACTCTCCTCTCCCAAAGAGGCACGCCGTCTCTTGAACAAACTGCGGGCGACGCTTGAGTATCTCGATGTCTTCGATCCGGAAAAGGAAGGAAGCATCCGTGTCGATGCGAACATCTCGATCAAAGGACACGAGCGTGTCGAGATCAAGAACATCTCCTCATACAAAGGCGTGGAGAAAGCGCTGACCTTCGAGATCACGAGACAGAAAAATCTGATCAGAAGAGGCGGCACGATCTCCCGTGAGACCCGTCACTTCCAGGAAGGAAAAGGCACGACCACCTCGGTACGTTCGAAAGAGGTCGCGAATGATTACCGGTACTTCCCCGAACCGGATCTGCCGGTTATCCGGGTTTCCGACTGGGTGGAAAAGATCGCGCTTCCGGAGCTGCCGGATGCACGCCGCGACCGGTTCATGTCCCAGTATGGCATCGCCGTAAACCATGCGAGAACCCTTACGGGTGACCTGCATCTTGCGGAGTTCTATGAACTCGTTGCACCGGTCGGAGCCCAGATCACGGCATCATGGGTCGCCGACATTCTGATCGGCGAACTCAACTACCGCGATATGCCGTTGTCGAAGGTGACAGGTCACGCCGAGCAGTTCAAGGAGCTCGTCATCCTTGTCCGGGACAAGACTATAACTGATAAGGCGGGCGTCGATGTCCTGCGTGTCTGGCTCGATTCCCTGCATGAAGACGGCTCGGCAGAATCCCCTGCCGCAATCGTTGAACGCCTTGGTCTGATCCGCGAGGCGGGAGAAAACTTCCGCGGCATCGTTGAGACGATCCTCGCCGCAAACCCGCAGGCGATAGCCGATCATAAAGCAGGTAAGAAAGGCGCGTTGAACTTTATCGTCGGTCAGGTTATGAAGGAAACCAAAGGGAAGTCCGATCCCCGTGAAATCCATGCGTTGATTGCTGAAATTCTCGGAGAGTAA